Within the Mus caroli chromosome 10, CAROLI_EIJ_v1.1, whole genome shotgun sequence genome, the region ACATTTGCACTATTTTAATTTGTAAGCAATTGTGTAGAGAATGTCTCCTTTGGTATGGGTATGTCCCTTTGTTATGGTCTCACAACAGATGATGTTTACCTTGTGTTTATGAAACTTCCCAAAAGTTCCTGGGCATTAACAAGGcagatcacagaaaaaaaaaaaaaatcaagcctaaAAACTTATAGTAGTCTCTTGATTTGGGCTTCATTTATCATACTATCACACTAAAGAGCTGAGGTCAGGTTccttactaaaaagaaaaaaacccttatCAGATCTATAAAGTGTAACTTAGATCCAGAGTGTTGTTTTCCTACCCATTATAGAGCTTCTGCCATTAGGAATATGGCCAACTATTCCATAAGATGTAAAGTGAAATATGGATCAGATTGGGAGCATTCAAAGAAGAATGGTGTGTTAGTGAGTCTGTACCTCGTTCTCCCTTTGAACACTTCTTTCTTTGTACTATACAAGTTCTTGTCTCGCTGGTTGGGGGGCACAGGTTACCCTTGGCTGAAGGATGCTGTAGTATATCTCGGACCCGTGTTTCAGTCCCCCTTTTGAAGCCACAcgtttttcctttcttcatgcATGGACTCCATGGACTCCATTCACTGGCCTCACAGTGTACTGCAACCAAACAAAGTCTCAGTTGGCTCCCAAGCACAGGCAGGATTatcagtgaaacaaacaaacaaacaaacaaacacaacatatCCCTTCAACACATCTAAGTTTCTAGAATAGCTTCTGCTTATCATAGTTGGGCAAGATAACATAAATAAGGGGCAGACATAGAATGCTTTTTAGTACATATGTTGTTGGGACAGCTTCTTCTCACTGAATTGGAATTCTACGGTGAACCTGGTTAACCCAGGCACACCTAATGAACGTTTTGGAAATTTCCTAACACTGCTGTAAGAAGTGAGTGATTCTTACTAGAGCTCGAGGGATATTCTGATTGTTGACTAGATAATTAAATGTTTGCAGATCTCAGAATTATTTGAAGGGCCTGATAAAGCACAGGATTCTGGACCCCACCCTAGCCTTCTGATGACGTTTCTAGCTTGGAGCAGATGTGCTGCCTTAATGCAGAAGATGTTATGTGCAGACATGGTAGCATCATTTGGTTTGAGAGCATCTGTGCTAGAGGATGGCAGGCAGAAAGGACTATCCAGGTCCTTGTCCTAGACTCAGTGCCCTTTCTGTTTCCCATGCTGCGGAATACCTAAACGTTATTTATTACTTAGTTAATTCACAGCAGCATCTCTAACTTTAGCGAACTTCTGGTCAGTGACAGCTAATAACTTGCGTTTGGTCTGGATGTCCTTGCGTGGTGCTTAAAGGGCAGGGTGTGCCCTTCTGAAGCTGTTGTGAAGATTTGTTTCCTTTGTGTGAGTTTAGTTTCTCTGCTTTTCATTAATACTTTTCCTGGATTTTTGTAGCAGATGTTTGTACTTTTAATGACATTCCGAAAGtgctatttttccttctttctcctccctccctccctccctccctccctccctcccttccttccttccccttccttccttccttccttccttccttccttccttccttccttccttccttccttccttccttccaacaaTGTGTCTTTATGCAGTCCAGCCTAGagtcaaactcatgatcctcacGTCTATGTCTCCTGATTTCTAGTAGTACAGGGCTGTGCTCTCCTGGCTGGTTTTTAGAATGCTGTTCCTGTTTTTACGACCATGAAACACCATAACTTACAACAATAGAAGTGGCTTCCAATTGTAAACCTTTCAGATAGTACAGCTTGTCTCCACAGAAACATGTTTCTGGTAACCTCTTGCGCTGTCTTCTGACTTAGTGGGGTGTTATTATACAAGAAGGCTATCTCTGAGGACCACCTTAAGAACAATAACCTAAGTGATCTAGAGACTTAAAATTAAACCTCTAGAtataagaaagtaatttttaattaattttttcttttaaatctagaGGATTAAAATGTCCTTCATTTTTATAGGCATTTTTATCACTTGCAGGCACCCAAGTGCAGCACAGagtcatataaaaatgaatttgttttaGTAAACTTAAATGAGCTCTATTGAATCATCTTCAAAATAAACTCCACATTTATCTATACCATTGTGATTCGGTCAGGGAATAAAGCAAGTACACTCTTTAATAGTATAACATTTTGCCACTTATGAACCTTACCTCCTAGCACCCTTTCTCCAAGTTAATCATCAAATAGTAATATAGATTAAAAAGCCTCCAAGAAGGCgaatagaaagagaaatattaGTCTGTATGTTAACTTTGTGTCTGTATTTATCACTACAATTAAGaggacaaattagaaaagaaagcattatttAATTTGGAAGCCAAAATATTGTTGGTCTTTCACAACAAAGGTGATAAAATCAAATACATACTTTCACTTTATGAAACCAGAATTGAAAAATTGAAACATAGGTAATTACTGATCTAAAAACCAGAAAATGATTGGTTATTAAGATGAAATTCTGATTTAATCTTAGATAATTCTATTGAAGGAAAAATATAACTAATGAGATTAGATAGTTAAAACCCATATTAAAggaagggatttttttccttcagaaatacCTTAAAAGGCTGATAATGTAGCAAATATAATACTTTCATAAAAATGGAAAGGTTAGAAAAATGATAGATATAACTCAAAGAGTGGTTTAAGTGCATTTTCAATTACATGAACAATTTAAAACTGGGATATAACTTTGTTAAAAAGATGCTTAAGAAGGATCTTAACCTCAGaggctgtcttccttccttccttccttccttccttccttccttccttccttccttccttccttccttccttccttccttcttctgcccAATGAACTAAGTATCTGAGAAAAATTAATGAGCCCTAGACCCTAGAAAGAGTCAGACTGTGACTCATTGCCACCTGAGATGTAGTGAAATTCACAGTAAaagtatgggtgtgggtgtggggggtgaGAGGTGGGACTGGGCCAACTTGGGTTCAGCCACTGGTGGCATGTCCAATAGGAGATATAGCTAGGGTATGAGCTCCAAGTCTCTGTGTTTACAGTGATACATTGGCCCCCTCTGTGACTTCCAAGAGGAACAATGAGGAAAACAGAACTACACTGCAGAGGGGAAGCAAATACCTCAAGTCCAAAGTGGAAACAATATGCCCTCTTATAAAGGTAGAAATGTAGGCTAAATTGATTTGCAAACCATGAGGACTGGATACATTGTTACAATGATCTTTCATGCCACCTCTATACGTGGGCAATAGTTTTTTGTTTGAAATCTATTTACTCAGTTTACCttctaagtagaaaaaaaattaactaacaGCTCTGGGCAGGGGAAAGATACACTACTGGTAAGCAGTGAAGAGCTCTAAATCAGCACTGGAATTTATGGTGTGTTTTGCGCTCCACATCTCAGCTTTCTGGGTCCTGCACCTCCATCCTTTGATTGTCTTTTGTGTAGTGAAGGGTGCCATTATTTTCCCTGATAGTCTTGGGCAAGCCAGCACATGCTATGCATAAGGACTGACTACCAAGATAGGTTTTTCTCTTAGGGAACAGGCTAAAGGAGCCAGTCCTGATGAAATTGCCCATCTGCAATACAACTCTGTCCTAGGTCATTTGTTCAATAAATGGCCTTTGGGCAGCTAGtgatattttaattgtataatCACCATCTAAAATTTATGGAAAGAAATAGAATTGGTAACTTTGAGGATATAAAACCCAATTTTCCTTGAAGACTAGTCCCACAGTGCCGAATGTTAAACACTCTGGGATAAGAAACTCTTAGAGAACATTTAGCTTTTAAAGGCTGAATGTTACACCTTTAACAactaacaaaatttaaatatctgtccTTTCTCCTCAGTAAAGAAATCCTACAAGTTTCTGGTATCTGCACTTTAATATTTCAGTGGAGTGTTTCCCATTGTTTCCACTGTTTGGAACATATTATCTCTAATCATCAGCCCTTTGGATGATTAGACCAGAAGAACTTTCGGGGACAACTTTACCCCTTTCCTaagttgtttttctgtgtttttcatgACTAGGGAAGTTTGAAGCAAAAAGAGTCAAGATTAATTTGAGATTACTGTTTCCCAGCATTTCTGCGGCTAACTTTTAAATATCACCTATTATTTTCCTTCTGCCAAAAAAGAATGTATAGACATAAAAGTTGCATTTATCTGGAAATGGTTGAGCCACCAACTTAAATTATTTGTTCAACACCTTAAATTATAACAGAAGCACACTGTGGGAGCCTGGGGCACTCCTGGAAACTATCTTGTATTGAATCAGGAGGCTCTGTGTACACACACCAGCATAGGACAGCATCAAAGGTTTCTGCAGCCACTGCCCAAGGGACTTGgagttctctttttctgttttcccattTGGGTTAGCATCTGTTCCACAACTGCATCAAACCCATAGCTCTAGTAGCTGTGTAACACTTAAAAGAGGGAAAACATAGTCCAACCAGGATCTGTTGTTTAGACAGACAACTTGTCTGAGGAACCCCCTCTCCAGAAAACCAGGCCTATAATTAATCAAAGTTTGCACTGTCTCATCCTGTCAGCTTGAGGGAGTCCaaaattttctctcttctctgtgtttaaTACTTAGACAATAAGACCACAGCAGCATTAGTGGgcaatatcaagaaaaaaaataccatcatATGGAAAACAATTTCATTATGGGTTGTTATCaaatttagagatttttttttttaaatcttggttTAAAGTAGAAATCAGTTAAGTTTGTCCCACTcacacatttccttccttctctccctcatcttttgctttgtttctctgaAATGTAAGAAATATTTGATGATCAGAGTAGTTCAAAACAATTATGAGCCATCCTTAACAAGTAGCAGAACACTCTTAAACTACCCACAATACATGCACGATGTAGCTATGTGAACATAGGTTTGGGATAGTATCTTATAAACAAAGATGGATAGGGCCTATTAGATATAGCCTCTCAGGATCTTGTGAAAGATTGCCATTGTCATCTGACGTGTTTCTCACCCATTATAAATCTTAGAGTCCTTCCTTACCAATACTGACACATTCCATAGTATGATTGTTGGCTTCTAACCCTTCTGGGCAGCTGTCAAGGCACTTTCCAAGGTGTAAGTAAAATCCACTTTTACACTTTGTGCAGAAATTTTTGTTGAAACAGGTATCACAGTCAACTTTGcattctgaaaggaaaaatacagaaaaataattgtCACTTTGTCATGTTCTCCAAACTACTGCTGCATCATCTTCCTACTGTACATGCAACTTTGGCATTAGCTTCAGTGTTCAGTGTTATTTTGCTAGACTGAATTGAGGGCTCTCCCAAAGCCATCTCATTGATATGCATCCTTTAAAAATTGTAGGATTGTAGCACACAAATACCTTTGTAACATATGCTGGGGCCCCCTGATTTCCAGCATCTAAAATACAGAGTTTCTAAAATCTGAGACACTTTGGTGACTGACATCATGTTAAAAAATGTTATAGATTTTGGATGTTCAGGTTAGGGATACTTGGCCAGTAATGTCTACACAACCATTCTCAAATCCAAAACCCTCTGTATCTATCACCCCTGTTTCCTGGTGTTTCATATAAGAAGCTCTCAACTTGTCCATTTGTCCAAGTAGCATTTTGCATTAAGTGATAGTAATGCTGTTTTATTTGAATAACATACACTGAAATAATCCATTTATACTGTTCTCAAGGATCATTTGTTCACTCAATATTTAACTGTCTACTAGATGTCAAAAACTGTAGAGACCAGTTGATCCCATTCATGGGGTTGATGCCCAGTGTTCACAAAGATCACCTTGTAGTAGGAGACAGAGTAAACAATTTCAGCAACTGACTCCTATGTAATAATTACCATGAACCATGATTGTTATGGGTATTTTGCAACATTGCTACCAAAATGGTAGCTTAAACCAATGCAGTAGTCACGATAATGACTCTCATTCACAAGTGCTATAGCTGAGGCTCAAATCTAGCAGTGACTCAATCAACCACACAGGCAAGCTGAAGAACAGTTGGCTTTAGAGTTGTAAGTGTTCTGGGAAACAAGAATCACAATAGCCCAGATAAATGTAGGAAAGCCAGAACAGACAGATGACTGACAAATGGACGAGGCCAGTTCTTTTGGAGGAGTGGACCTTACACTACCTCACTAAGAAAAGGGATGCCCTTAAAATCTTGAATGGGAGAGCAAGCAGCTTCTGAAATTCCCAGAAGAGCCAGTGAGGAACAAAATTGTCCAGACAGATTCTGGCCTGGGACACTCTGAGGTAGGCAGCAGTGAAGCAGGGAAGAAGCCACTGGTGGAAGGACACATGATATTTTGAGAGAAGGGATATTTCCTCATTTGGACCTTTCAAATGCCACttggtttccattgctgaagCTGGAATATTGAGGCCAGGGTGACAGTCCTCATAAACTTGATTTCCAACCTGcaaatattttcattgctatacTGGAAACTTATAGAAACCAAAATAGCTGAAATAATTCTTCCAGTTACTGAATGCTTGGATATTTATAATGTAGTGGGAACTCGATTGGTTCTGATACCTATAGTCATTTCCTATAGGGCCAGTTAGGAATAATAATCCTGTTCCTGGATTTAGGGTGTTTAatccaacacaaacaaacaaacaaaaacaaaacttgagtGATGTTTGTAAGTTAGTAGTGAAAATGTTCCTGTCCTGAGGGCTAAGTCTATGTGTGTCTTTTCCTAATCTTATGTAACTAGTActtattttttgagtattttagaTTTCTTAGGAGCTCTTCTCATCAGGAGAAATCTCTCGGGATGAGGTGAAAATGAGAACTATAGAGGGGTGTGGCTACTTActtgtacatttatttatatctggATATCGAGTTCCGTAATATCCACTTGGACACGAAGAGAGACACACTCCTATCTGCTTCATGCCAATCCTTTCCAGAACAAAAAACAGTCTGGGCTTACATGACAAACAGCCATTGTAATCTGAACACGTTGCACAGCCTCCTTGGCAGCCTTGACTGACGTTAGGATGCACTGCGGAggcaaagcagagagacagaaagagaggttAGACTGTGGACATAAGATTCAATAACatttccctctctgtgtgtattttactTTAATTACTTTTTGACTTGGTGATAGTGGGCAAatgagataagattttttttttcctacttgtttTTTAAGCCCAGAATTTTCCTTAAccatatgtaatatttttaatttgaaatttcatATCTTTGTGCCTTTgaacattcaaaatatatttcatccAAATGATTCATTTCAAAATCTCAGGAAAATGGAATTACTGAATCAACATGCAGGAAAATAGGGTTTGacaattttgtgggttttttaaggtttatttatttattttatgtatattaatgcTCTAGCAGCCACCTGaatgcagaagagggcattagttCGCAGTATAGAGAGATTGACACACTACAtagttgctgtgaattgaacacaggaactctggaagaTCAGACAGTGTtcataacctctgagccatctctcagcccctgttttattttattttattattttttattttatttttttgttgcaATGAAACTGGTAAAATTggcttgattttgtgtgtgtcaCAGACGATAAGTATGTCTCTGATTTCAGCAGCAAGTGTAATAACATGCACTTGAGTGAAGACACTGAACAAAGACCTTGGGTCTGGAACATCTATTTCAACTTTGACCTAAGAGAATACTTTACTCTTTAATACAACTCAAACTAATTCGGAAACTACATTAGCATACTGCCACTGCCCGGTgcttttctgaaatatttcttcttaCCATTAAATTTGATACAGTGTAAAACTTTGCATCTAAGTCTTACCAGTAAGTTTATATGAATTTGTGTTTACTACTTTGGCTTTTTGGGAGAAAAGCCCTAGAGTTTTtgtgtccccacccccattaaTTCAACTCATTCAAGTAAATGGGGAAGAGTCACTGGCCTCACACTCCTGGCTTCCGAAGTCATAAATGCATGACGTAAGGGTGCTCCTGGGCAAGTCTGAACACACGCAAACAAAGACTAGAGGCATCATTTACTTGAACTCCTCTCAGTTAACTTGGTTATGGGAATTGATTACGTGTTACCTGACTGAACCAAGTAAGGAGCATGCTGCATGTAGCCTGTGTTTAAAGTTATCGTCTTTCCCAGTGGATTCTGTATTCAAATATAATGCTAATCCTGTATAGGACTTTCTAGGAAGTCAACCATCTTCCGTTGAGAAGCCAACATTGACACACAGGTATCTAAAGGTATCTTGGCATATTTCTGACATCT harbors:
- the Rspo3 gene encoding R-spondin-3; translation: MHLRLISCFFIILNFMEYIGSQNASRGRRQRRMHPNVSQGCQGGCATCSDYNGCLSCKPRLFFVLERIGMKQIGVCLSSCPSGYYGTRYPDINKCTKCKVDCDTCFNKNFCTKCKSGFYLHLGKCLDSCPEGLEANNHTMECVSIVHCEASEWSPWSPCMKKGKTCGFKRGTETRVRDILQHPSAKGNLCPPTSETRTCIVQRKKCSKGERGKKGRERKRKKLNKEERKETSSSSDSKGLESSSETPDQQENKERQQQQKRRARDKQQKSVSVSTVH